AACCTCCACCATGCGTGGCCGGTCGGTGGCGTTCCAGACCTGGAGGGCTGACCTTGGTCACAAAGCTGCAGACTTGGTGACGGACCGGCCGCTGCTGTCCCGCACCGTCACCCCCACCGTGCCGGCGCTGTGGGCAGGGGCGGTGCACATGATCTGGCGGTCGGCCCAGGAATTGACTGTGGCAGCCACACCGCCGAAGCTGACCGCGCCGGTGCCCTGGCTGGCGCCGAAGCCGGTGCCGGTAATGGTCACGCTGGTGCCGCCGGTGGCCGGTCCGGAGGCCGGACTGACAGCAGTGACGGCCAGGGGATCCGCTGCTGCCGGAGCAAAGACGGCCGTGACCACCCGCTCCTCATCCATGGCCACGGTGCATCGGGAGGCTTGGGGACCACTCGTGCTGTCGCAGCCGTCCCAGCGGGCAAAGGCGTTGCCGTTGGCCGCGGTGAGGGGGGCGGCCAGGGTCACGGCGGTGTCCTCGCGGTAATGCCGCGACGCCGCAGTGGCACCGGCGGCCGCGCCGAAGATGTCGGGCGGGTCGATCGCGATCGCCACGCCGGAGGCGGGTGCTTCCGATCCAACGGTGAGCCTGTGGATGATGATCTCAGGATCCTGGTAGAGAAAGACTCCAGCCGAGTACAGGTATCGCCCGCTTGCCCCTCCCTGCCGATCCTTGCCACCGGCGATGAGCACCCGACCGTCCTGAAGGAGGGTGGCCGTGGACGACATGAGCCGCGAAGACAGCCAGCCAACCTGGTCGAAGCGCCGGATGGCCGGATCGTAGACCTCCACGTTGAGGTTGAACCAGGTTCCGGCCGCGCCACCGTACCAGGACATCCCCCCGGTGACCAGAACCTTGCCGTCCGGCAACAGGGTCGCGGTATGGTATGCCCGTCCCATGCCCTGGTCCTCCTGCATCGAGCCGGTGAAGGCGAAGCTGTCGGTCTCCGGATCGCTCGTAGATCTCGGCGCTGTTCAAGGCGATGTCTCCCAGTCGAGGATCACTGGTCATCCCACCGGCAACGAGCACCCTGCCGTCCGGCAGGAGCGTGGCGGTGTGGTTGGCCCTGCCTTCCAGGAGGCCGCTGCTGCCGATGATATCCGCCTGGACCGGGAATGGCGCGGCGGCCCCTGCCGCCAGCACGACGGCCAGGCACAAGAGCCCGGTCAGGCGCTGGCGGAATGACACCTCGTTCGTCTGCATCGTTTGTCCTCCTGGATGTCGCTATCTCACTTCAACCCCTTTGTCTGACTGCTCCCGCCCTTCTCCCACGCCGTCGCAACCGTTCCTCTCCCTTCGGACAGCACAGCCGCCTGGGCTTTCGTACCCCCCCGATCGGGTCGCCTCACCCTGGCACATACTCCGGCAGCAGCGGCCAGACGAGGCGCAGAAAGGCCGTAAGCTGCGGCTGGGCGGTGGCCACGTCCTCGCCCTCCAGAAGGGGCAGCTCGATGCGCACCAGGGCGCCGTCGGTGCGGCGCCGGGTCAGCGCGTCCTCGATGAGGGCCAGCTTGTTCTGCCAGGGGCTGGTGAGGAAGCGGCCCCGCTGGGCGAAGAAGTAGCTGGCGAGAAGGCGGCTGCCGTCCCGCTCCAGGAGCATGGTACGGACGGGGATGTGCCGGTCGCCCAGGTCGATCTCCCGGTCCTCCTCCTGGACCATGATCCAGCCGCTGCCCAAGAGGCAGGCCTGGGGGGCATGGGCGGTATGCTGGGTGCCCTGGTGGCGGTAATAGGGGATGAGCAGGTTGAGCTGCCGGCCGGTGGCGGTGTGGGTGAAGGTGGCGGACAGGGTGTCGTCGGACCACAGGCTGTCCAGGATCTCCGGGGAGAGCGGCTGGGCCTTCCCCTGCCAGGGGCCGAGCTGCATGGGGAAGTGGTCGAAGGTGGCACGTTCGGGTGGCTGGTGCAGGGAGGGCAGATGGGCCAGGGCCCAGCCGCTGCCGGCGAAGAGGGCCGAGGCTGCTGCGGCCAGGGCCAGGGGGCGGGCCAGGCCGGCCAGCTGGCGGCCGCCGGGGTCGGGCATCGGCCTGGCCTGACCCTGCCGGCCCAGGGCCTTCAGGAGCATGGCGGCCAGGAGCAGGGCGCCGCCGCCACCCAGGAAGACGATCCAGCCGGTGAAGTCGTGGTAGAGGTCCTGGGCCAGCTCGCCATGGCCGGCGGCCATGAGAATCCCGGTCACCCAGATCCGCAGGCCGTTGATGGCCACCGACAGGGGCGGGACCAGGGCCAGGAGGAGCAGGCGCGACCAGAGCCGGGGCACGAAGAAGCGGCCAACAAGAAGGCCGGTCAGGACCAGGGGCACGAAATAGCGCAGGCCCGAGCAGGCATCCACCACCTGCAGCTGCCGGCCGCTACCCAGGTCGATGATGTTGCCCTGCTGGAGAACCGCAAGCCCCACCCACTGCAGACCCGCCACCGCCAGGGAACTGGCCGCCATCTTCAGGCGGAAGGTCAGAAGACCATTGAGGTAGGAGGGCAGGGGCACCAGGAACAGGAGCACCAGAAAGGGGAAGGCCAGGAGGCGCAGGCGTAAGCCATAGAGGGTGACGCCGGTGCCAACAGCTGCCATCCAGATGCCGGCATAGGCCAGGGTCTCCATGGAGCCCAGCTCCCCGGCCAGCAGCATGGCGGTTGACAGCCCGATGAGCAGAGGTCCCCAGCTGTTCCAGCTGAGCTCGCCGAAGCGGAACCGTGCCCGCTCCTCCCAGCACAGGTACAGGAAGAGGGGCACGATCAGATAGCCGTAGGAGTTGTCGCCGTTGTCCCACCGGCCGGCGAGCTTGACCAGGGCCGGCCAGTGGCTGACCAGGAAGGTCGTCAGGATGCCTAAGGGCAACAGGGCGTGAAGGCCTGGGCTTGTTGACCGTCGTGGGGCTGCGGGCATGGACATGGCTGTTCGCTGAGGATGTCGATGATCCGCCGGGCGGCCCGGCCGTCCCACAGGGGCGGCCGGCGGGCCGGGAGTGGCGGGCTGTGCTGGAACCGGGCAAAGGCGGCCAGGATGCTGTCCCGGCTGGTGCCAGCCAGCCGGTTGGTGCCCGTGGTGATGGTTACCGGCCGCTCGGTGTTTTCCCGCAGGGTGAGGCAGGGCACGCCCAGGGCCGTGGTCTCTTCCTGCAGGCCGCCGCTGTCCGTGAGGACCACGACCGCATCCGCCCAGAGCGTCAACGCCTCCCGGAAGCTCAAGGGCGGCAGCTGCCGGACTCCCGGGTGGAAGGTCAGCCCCAGCCGCGCGATGGCCTGGCTCGTCCGAGGGTGCACCGGGAAGACCACGGGCAGCTCCTCGGCGATGGCGTTCACGGCAGCGGCGATGCCGGTCAAGGTGGCCGCGTCGTCCACGTTGGCCGGCCGGTGCAGGGTGAGAAAGGCATAGCTCCCCAGCTGCCGCTTGATGTCCAGGATTTGGAGCGGTGGCGCCAGTTCCAGGAGGGCCAGCTGGTGGAAGAGGTTGTCCACCATGACGTGGCCCACCAGGTGGATGGCGCGCGGATCCTTGCCCTCCCGCAGCAGGTTCTCCCGGGCGCTCTCCTCGGTGACAAAGAGCTGGTCGGCGATGGCATCGGTGACCAGCCGGTTGATCTCCTCCGGCATGGTGCGGTCGAAGCTTCTGAGCCCCGCCTCCACATGGGCCACCCGGATGCCCAGCTTCTTGGCGGCCAGGCTGGCGGCCAGGGTCGAGTTGACGTCCCCCACCACCACGACCAGATCGGGCTCTTCCTTCTGGCAGACCTTCTCGCAGGCCGCCATGATGGCACCGGTCTGTACAGCGTGGGAGCCGGCGCCTACCTCCAGGAAATGGTCGGGCACCGGGATGCCCAGCTCGGCAAAGAAGACCCCGGACATCTGCCAGTCGTAGTGCTGGCCGGTGTGGACCAGACGCCAACTCGTCTGGCCATTCCCGCCGCGGCCATGGCGGGCGGCCAAGGCCCGGACCAGGGGCGCGATCTTCATGAAATTGGGCCGGGCGCCGGCCACCAGGAGGAGCTTCATGACGCGCCCAGGCTCGGCTCGCGGCCGGTGATGAGGGTGCGCAGCACCATCCACAGAAAGACCGGATTGGTGGAGGCGTAGCGGCTCCACATCCGGGTCGGCTCCTGGCAGAGGCGGTAGCACCATTCCAGACCGGTGGCCTGCATCCAGACCGGGGCCCGCTTCGTCTTGCCGGCGACGATGTCGAAGCTGCCGCCCACCCCCATGGAGAACGGCACCTCCATGGTGGCCATCCAGCGGTTGAGGAACATCTCCTTCTTGGGGGACGGAAAGGCGACGAACAGCAGGTCGGCGCCGCTGGCCCGGATGGCCGCGGCAACCTCCGGCTCCTCCTCCGGGCTGAAGTAGCCGTTGCGGAAGCCGG
This window of the Thermodesulfobacteriota bacterium genome carries:
- the wecB gene encoding UDP-N-acetylglucosamine 2-epimerase (non-hydrolyzing), whose product is MKLLLVAGARPNFMKIAPLVRALAARHGRGGNGQTSWRLVHTGQHYDWQMSGVFFAELGIPVPDHFLEVGAGSHAVQTGAIMAACEKVCQKEEPDLVVVVGDVNSTLAASLAAKKLGIRVAHVEAGLRSFDRTMPEEINRLVTDAIADQLFVTEESARENLLREGKDPRAIHLVGHVMVDNLFHQLALLELAPPLQILDIKRQLGSYAFLTLHRPANVDDAATLTGIAAAVNAIAEELPVVFPVHPRTSQAIARLGLTFHPGVRQLPPLSFREALTLWADAVVVLTDSGGLQEETTALGVPCLTLRENTERPVTITTGTNRLAGTSRDSILAAFARFQHSPPLPARRPPLWDGRAARRIIDILSEQPCPCPQPHDGQQAQAFTPCCP
- a CDS encoding IPT/TIG domain-containing protein; this encodes MGRAYHTATLLPDGKVLVTGGMSWYGGAAGTWFNLNVEVYDPAIRRFDQVGWLSSRLMSSTATLLQDGRVLIAGGKDRQGGASGRYLYSAGVFLYQDPEIIIHRLTVGSEAPASGVAIAIDPPDIFGAAAGATAASRHYREDTAVTLAAPLTAANGNAFARWDGCDSTSGPQASRCTVAMDEERVVTAVFAPAAADPLAVTAVSPASGPATGGTSVTITGTGFGASQGTGAVSFGGVAATVNSWADRQIMCTAPAHSAGTVGVTVRDSSGRSVTKSAAL
- the xrtD gene encoding VPLPA-CTERM-specific exosortase XrtD, which codes for MPLGILTTFLVSHWPALVKLAGRWDNGDNSYGYLIVPLFLYLCWEERARFRFGELSWNSWGPLLIGLSTAMLLAGELGSMETLAYAGIWMAAVGTGVTLYGLRLRLLAFPFLVLLFLVPLPSYLNGLLTFRLKMAASSLAVAGLQWVGLAVLQQGNIIDLGSGRQLQVVDACSGLRYFVPLVLTGLLVGRFFVPRLWSRLLLLALVPPLSVAINGLRIWVTGILMAAGHGELAQDLYHDFTGWIVFLGGGGALLLAAMLLKALGRQGQARPMPDPGGRQLAGLARPLALAAAASALFAGSGWALAHLPSLHQPPERATFDHFPMQLGPWQGKAQPLSPEILDSLWSDDTLSATFTHTATGRQLNLLIPYYRHQGTQHTAHAPQACLLGSGWIMVQEEDREIDLGDRHIPVRTMLLERDGSRLLASYFFAQRGRFLTSPWQNKLALIEDALTRRRTDGALVRIELPLLEGEDVATAQPQLTAFLRLVWPLLPEYVPG